Proteins encoded within one genomic window of Amycolatopsis nigrescens CSC17Ta-90:
- a CDS encoding thiolase family protein, which translates to MRNVAFVEGVRTPFGKAGDKGIYAGTRADDLVVKVIRELLRRHPELPPERVDEVAVAATTQIGDQGLTIGRTAALLSGLPKSVPGFAIDRMCAGAMTAVTTIASGIGFGAYDLAIAGGVEHMGRHPMGEGVDPNPRIVADKLVDPTALVMGQTAENVHDRHPSITKQRTDAYAARSQERYADAVKAGKIGPELVPVATRSEELGWGLATEDEPPRPGTTVEQLAGLKTPFRPHGRVTAGNAAGLNDGATGAILADEDTARELGLPVGMRLVGYSFAGVEPEVMGLGPVPATEKVLARTGLSISDIGLFEINEAFAVQVLAFLDHFGIDQDDERVNPWGGAIACGHPLASSGVRLMTQLSRQFAERPDVRYGITTMCIGIGMGGTVIWENPAFEGAK; encoded by the coding sequence GTGCGCAACGTGGCCTTCGTCGAAGGGGTGCGCACCCCGTTCGGCAAGGCAGGCGACAAGGGCATCTACGCCGGAACCCGTGCCGACGACCTGGTCGTCAAGGTCATCCGCGAACTGCTGCGCCGGCATCCGGAACTGCCGCCGGAGCGCGTGGACGAGGTCGCCGTCGCGGCGACCACGCAGATCGGCGACCAGGGCCTGACCATCGGCCGGACCGCCGCGCTGCTGTCCGGGCTGCCCAAGTCGGTGCCCGGGTTCGCCATCGACCGGATGTGCGCCGGCGCGATGACCGCGGTGACCACGATCGCGAGCGGGATCGGCTTCGGCGCCTACGACCTCGCCATCGCCGGCGGGGTCGAGCACATGGGCAGGCACCCGATGGGCGAGGGCGTGGACCCGAACCCGCGGATCGTGGCGGACAAGCTGGTCGACCCCACCGCGCTGGTGATGGGCCAGACCGCGGAGAACGTGCACGACCGGCACCCGTCGATCACCAAGCAGCGCACCGACGCCTACGCCGCCCGCAGCCAGGAGCGCTACGCGGACGCGGTCAAGGCCGGCAAGATCGGCCCGGAGCTGGTGCCGGTGGCCACCCGCTCCGAAGAACTGGGCTGGGGATTGGCCACCGAGGACGAGCCGCCGCGGCCCGGCACCACGGTGGAGCAGCTGGCCGGGTTGAAGACCCCGTTCCGCCCGCACGGCCGGGTCACCGCGGGCAACGCGGCCGGGCTCAACGACGGCGCGACCGGCGCGATCTTGGCCGACGAGGACACCGCCCGCGAGCTCGGCCTGCCGGTCGGCATGCGGCTGGTCGGCTACTCCTTCGCCGGGGTGGAGCCGGAGGTGATGGGCCTCGGCCCGGTGCCGGCCACCGAAAAGGTGCTCGCCCGCACCGGACTGTCCATTTCGGACATCGGCCTGTTCGAGATCAACGAGGCGTTCGCGGTGCAGGTACTGGCCTTCCTGGACCACTTCGGGATCGACCAGGACGACGAGCGGGTGAACCCGTGGGGCGGCGCGATCGCCTGCGGCCACCCGCTGGCCTCCTCCGGGGTGCGGCTGATGACCCAGCTTTCCCGGCAGTTCGCCGAGCGCCCCGACGTCCGCTACGGCATCACCACGATGTGCATCGGGATCGGCATGGGCGGCACCGTGATCTGGGAGAACCCGGCTTTCGAGGGAGCTAAGTGA